One window from the genome of Bacillus tianshenii encodes:
- a CDS encoding DUF2515 domain-containing protein: MNKIKPQHHTLIQLIQFLTGKGNIDNISRTKAYLNYYKRNPEIEWAFLASMVSRNAGYNMTDLEGSWFPFCIEKEKREQIFYTYERANWLIFSDAYPQLLIYEASKRSGKPLFHCLSAFSVSIFMQKEWERFFQEGDRKRLMTALIINEQNLIQKPVIEHPFYKKKVFRSFCFRFQDWLHFCSVIFPTLSGEVYGLSVNHFSHLNDRITLGKRLAHLLFHPEHYSKFYEFALSIEHTGSRYDYERNMKNFSEKETPPLRVMFPRIYHHQAARSQWYASKKQLDKWFKTVPMQDNICITEWYKRKQEQLHLAVAIENYVLKKPSY, from the coding sequence GTGAACAAAATTAAGCCACAACATCATACCCTCATACAGCTTATTCAATTTCTGACAGGTAAAGGAAACATCGACAATATATCTAGAACGAAAGCGTATCTTAATTATTATAAAAGAAATCCTGAAATTGAGTGGGCGTTTCTTGCCAGCATGGTTTCGCGTAATGCCGGCTATAATATGACGGATCTTGAAGGCAGTTGGTTTCCTTTTTGTATCGAAAAAGAAAAACGTGAACAGATTTTTTATACGTACGAACGAGCAAATTGGTTGATTTTTAGCGATGCCTATCCTCAGTTGCTTATCTATGAGGCGTCAAAACGTTCCGGAAAGCCTCTTTTCCACTGCTTGTCCGCATTTTCTGTTTCTATTTTTATGCAGAAGGAGTGGGAAAGATTCTTTCAAGAGGGAGACCGAAAACGGTTAATGACTGCGTTAATTATTAACGAGCAGAATTTAATTCAAAAGCCTGTTATTGAGCATCCTTTCTATAAAAAGAAAGTTTTTCGTTCGTTTTGTTTTCGTTTTCAAGATTGGCTGCACTTTTGCTCTGTCATCTTTCCAACCCTTTCAGGGGAGGTATATGGATTGTCTGTTAACCATTTTAGTCACCTAAATGATCGGATTACATTGGGCAAGAGGCTTGCACACCTCTTATTTCATCCAGAACACTACTCGAAATTTTATGAGTTTGCTCTCTCTATCGAACATACAGGTTCCCGGTATGATTATGAACGAAACATGAAAAACTTTTCAGAGAAGGAAACACCACCATTAAGGGTAATGTTTCCACGTATTTACCATCATCAAGCAGCACGTTCTCAATGGTATGCGTCTAAGAAACAATTAGACAAATGGTTTAAGACAGTTCCAATGCAGGATAATATTTGCATAACAGAATGGTATAAAAGAAAGCAGGAGCAACTACACCTTGCTGTTGCAATTGAAAATTATGTGTTGAAGAAACCGTCGTATTAA
- the recU gene encoding Holliday junction resolvase RecU: MVFRYPNGKRYRPAETRQKRSPQLKSNSYSNRGMTLEEDINETNQYYLDSGRAVIHKKPTPVQIVNVDYPKRSAAVIKEAYFKQPSTTDYNGLYQGRYIDFEAKETRSKTSFPLKNFHEHQINHMQQITMHHGICFVLLRFSAIDEIYLLQAEQLLGYWKRMKDGGRKSITKEEIEVHAHRIPIGFQPRIDYLTVIDKIYLETSAER, translated from the coding sequence ATGGTTTTTCGTTATCCGAACGGGAAACGCTACCGTCCGGCGGAAACGAGACAAAAGCGGTCTCCCCAGCTTAAGAGCAACAGCTACAGCAACCGTGGGATGACACTGGAGGAAGATATAAATGAAACGAATCAATACTATCTAGATAGCGGTCGAGCAGTTATTCACAAAAAACCGACTCCCGTACAAATCGTTAATGTGGATTATCCGAAACGAAGTGCTGCGGTTATTAAAGAAGCCTATTTTAAGCAGCCTTCTACTACCGATTATAACGGACTGTATCAAGGCCGCTACATTGATTTTGAAGCAAAAGAAACACGCAGCAAAACATCATTTCCTTTAAAGAATTTTCATGAGCATCAAATTAACCATATGCAACAAATTACGATGCATCATGGCATTTGCTTTGTCCTTCTTCGCTTTTCTGCAATTGATGAAATCTATCTACTGCAAGCAGAGCAATTATTAGGCTATTGGAAACGTATGAAGGACGGAGGTCGTAAATCGATCACGAAAGAAGAAATTGAGGTTCATGCACATCGTATTCCTATCGGTTTTCAACCGAGGATTGACTATTTAACGGTGATCGATAAAATATATCTAGAAACTTCAGCCGAAAGGTAG
- a CDS encoding MerR family transcriptional regulator: protein MQEVLKTKEVSERLGVAPRTVRKWIKDFNIPCEKNDNGHYLITEEVVERICEMKSVEFEEKSTQEVESVPQEPKEQGVDLSKWFKLVNQLSSRIEDLERQISQKADEVVSVQVLQHRSEIEEVVKRLEKIEEQIGQLEDKQVSPVYHEEVAAAKTSKKSWLTNFLSL from the coding sequence ATGCAAGAGGTATTGAAAACAAAGGAAGTATCTGAACGCCTTGGAGTAGCACCTAGAACGGTTCGTAAGTGGATTAAAGATTTCAACATTCCGTGTGAGAAAAATGATAACGGTCATTATTTAATAACAGAGGAGGTTGTTGAGCGTATTTGTGAAATGAAAAGTGTTGAATTTGAAGAGAAAAGTACACAGGAGGTTGAGAGCGTGCCACAAGAACCGAAAGAGCAGGGGGTAGACCTTTCGAAATGGTTTAAGCTTGTCAATCAATTATCAAGCCGTATCGAAGATTTAGAACGTCAAATTAGCCAAAAGGCAGATGAAGTCGTCTCTGTTCAAGTTTTACAGCACCGCTCTGAAATTGAGGAAGTTGTTAAACGGTTAGAAAAAATTGAAGAACAGATCGGGCAATTAGAGGACAAGCAAGTAAGCCCTGTCTATCACGAGGAAGTTGCAGCAGCAAAAACAAGCAAAAAGAGCTGGCTGACGAATTTTCTAAGTTTGTAA
- a CDS encoding YppE family protein → MKEQLRKSTENMHTRVAEMKQIFVRTSEEKPDFYKDVKPYVDKLQAEADEWRTLGLQWIKETRPQYVHPLNIEDAHENIMNLALQAFFHDVKEKRFMEMAEAITYTLSGVQSEM, encoded by the coding sequence ATGAAGGAGCAATTACGAAAAAGCACTGAAAATATGCATACAAGAGTGGCAGAGATGAAACAAATCTTTGTCCGCACTAGTGAAGAGAAACCGGACTTTTACAAAGATGTAAAGCCGTATGTTGATAAGCTACAAGCAGAGGCAGATGAATGGCGGACACTTGGGTTGCAGTGGATCAAAGAAACAAGACCGCAATATGTTCATCCGCTTAACATTGAAGATGCGCATGAAAATATAATGAACCTTGCCTTACAAGCATTCTTTCATGATGTGAAAGAGAAACGGTTTATGGAAATGGCTGAAGCGATTACCTATACATTATCTGGTGTACAGTCGGAAATGTAA